Sequence from the Pelodiscus sinensis isolate JC-2024 chromosome 30, ASM4963464v1, whole genome shotgun sequence genome:
acctactgcctattcatttcattgggtgacccctacttcttatattgtgggaataagtcaataacttttccttattcactttctccacaccactcatgcttttatagacctctatcctatcccccatcgttgcctcttttctaaactgaaaagtccaagtctttttactcTCTCGTACAGCAGCTGTAGGTAGTCCAAGTCCAAATGTGAGTTGTAATCTACCTGTAACCCCCAAATTTTCTTCTAGGATTATGCAAAGATCTAGAGCAAGGGAGCCTCCAGAACCAACCAGCTTCCGCGCTGAAGCAACTCCAATTCATTTTCCCTCAAAGAGGCTTGCAAGGTTGTGAAGCCACCAATTTCCTGAGTGCTTTTCTCAGGGCCTCCTTGACCTCTCTGTTCCTCAGGCTATAGATGAGGGGATTGGCCAGGGGGGTCAGGACCGTGTAGAAAACGGAGAAGGTTTTGTGGAGGTCTCTCCGCATGGTGGAGCCCGGCAGCATGTAGATCATGCTCAGGGTTCCATAGAAAACGGTCACcacgatgaggtgggaggagcaggtggaaaaggccctTTGCCGCCCCCTGCTGGAAGGGATCCTCAGGATGGAGATCAAAATATAAACGTAGGACGTCAGCGTTAACGTAAAAGGGGGCAGCGTGTAGACGGCAGCCAGCGTGAATGCCACACGTTCCATGAACTCAGCATCGCTGCAGGAAAGCTTGAGCATGGGAGTGaaatcacagaagaaatggtcaATTTCATTGGGCCCGCAGAACGTTAACCGCGACATGAAAACAATGGTGACCGAGTTAGCAAGAAATCCACTGAGCCACGACCCGCCAGCTAGCTGCAGGCAGAACCTGCCATGCATCAGGGACGCATAATGCAGGGGCCGGCATATTGCTAAATACCGGTCGTAAGACATCACGGAGAGGAGATAGCACTCGGCGCCGGCCAGGCAAGCGAAGAAATAAAATTGCAGGAAACACCTGCTAAATAAAACAGTCCTGTCCCCCGtcaggagactggccagcagccggggcaggatgGTAGAGCTGTAGCAGATCTCTAGGCAGGACaggttccccaggaagaagtacatgggggtgtggaggtgaCGATCGGCCACCACCAGCACAAGGATGAAGATGTTCCCAGCCATGGTCATGATATAGATCGTGAAAAACAGCAGGAAGAGAACGGTCTGAAGTTCTGAGCAGTCCCCAAATCCCAGGAGGGTAAATTCAGTGACCAGCGTTTGATTTCCCCAGTCTCCATCTGCCATAGGCTGTATCTAGTTaaacaaatatcagaggggtcgctgtgttagtctgaatctgcaaaagcggcgaggagtcctgtggtaccttagagactaaccgaactgttggagcagaagctttcgtgggcaaagacccacttcgtcagatgcatgcaagatgaagtgggtctttgcccacgaaagctgatgctccaacatttcagttagtttataaggtgccacaggactcctcgccgctttagtTGTACAAAGAAGACAACATAACGTGAGTGCCATAGAGttaaacactaagggtatgtctacactaccccgctagttcgaactagcgggggaatgtagtcatccgcagttgcaaatgaagcccgggatttgaatttcccgggcttcatttgcatgaaaccggccggcgccatttttaaatgccggctagttcgaaccccgtgccgcacggctacacgcggcacggactagctagttcggattaggcatctaatccgaactagctgtactccgcgtggaagcctaatccgattaggaagcctaatcctaactagctactccgtgccgcgtgtaaccgcgcagcacggggtccgaactagccggcatttaaaaatggcgccggccggcttcatgcaaatgaagcccgggaaattcaaatcctgggcttcatttgcaactacggatgactacattaccccgctagttcaaactagcggggtagtgtagacataccctaatatagattcacagaaccatagaacatcagaagtggaagggacctcgaggggtcatcaagtctagtcccctgccctcctggcaggaacaagcactgtctagaccatccctgacagatgtctatccaacctgctccagtgatgcagattccatAATGTCATCTCCCAGTCATTGACACTTGGATAATCCAAGGACTGGAAAACCGACCTTACCACAGGGGTATCAAGGGATGGGGCTTGTTTATCCTAAGAAAACAGAGGCTGGGGGAAATAGGAGGGTTCTCTATCAAAATGCCAGATGGGTAAACACCAGGGAGAGTGAACAATGAATTAAATGGCAGGACATACATTGCAGGACAAtttataaagagagattaaaaagcccagtgtcctgcccacagtgcccaatgccagatgccccagagggagtgaacagaaacagggaatcatctggtgatccctctcctgtcatccatttccagcccctgatgaagtctagggacaccattctgacCCATTTTGGTTAATCAGTATTGACgggtccatgaatttatctagttctttttgaaaccctgttaaagtcctggtcttcaccacatcctctggcaaggagttccacaggttgactgtgcactgcatgaagaaaaacttccttttgcttgttttcaacctgctacctcttcatttcattgggtgacccctagtttgaaTGTTGTGAGAACaagttaataacttttccttattccctttctccacaccagtcatgattttatagccctctgtcCTATTCCCTCTTAGTCTCTGCTTTTCTAAGCTCAAAAATCCCCGTCTTTTCCACTGACATTTGAAAGGGGATGCGCGAATCTGTCAGACGTGTCTCAATCCACACCTCACGGCAGACGAGTTTAATGAACCCGATGAATATAACTGAAAGGTTGCTGCCTCTCCCTTTCATCTCACACTCTTCAATCTAGTCATGATAATTCATCCTAGTTTTGTACAGAACCTAAGTCAGCCATCAAGGAGAATTTCTACCAATGACAGGACAGAATTCGTGCCAGCCCTGAGTTTTTTCCTGAGCTTGGTGAATATTCATTGCCCCCAAATTTGGAATGAAGTGGTTTCGTTTTGCCCTCGTTGTTTTCCATCAGAACAAAACCCAGCATTTATAAAGGGATGCTGTCAATTTCAGAGATAGCCGCCTCATCTTATCTTGGTGTAGCTGGCTCAACTGGTTGCTCTTTTAGTTGTCTCAAGAAGAAAAATTAAGGGAGCAGTTGTCTAGTGGCCAGGGCGCAAGACAGAGAGGCAAGAGTGGGCCATGAAGAATGGCAGAATGGGTCAAGTGGAGGTGAGATATTGGCATCTGGATTAGGAATGAGAGATTGTCTAGTAGAACGGATGGCGTGGCCACCACAAAGGGATGTCTGAGAGACAGGCTGAGTCGAAAGAGAGCCTGCAACACACGCAGCCAGACGTCGGATCCCAGTTTGGACAGCAGGAGAGAGGTTAGGAGGAGAGAGGTGGGTTTGTAAATTGCCAGCACAGAGAAGGTAGATCAATGAGTGTTTGTGGTTGAGATCACTCAAAGATAAAGTGGAGAACCAAAAAGgtgacccaggacagagccctaCCATACCCCACCTCAAAAATGCGGAGAGGGGATGAGGGACATCTATTGAAGCACATGCTGAAGGAATGATTGGAGAAGACAGAGTTGCAGAAGCCAAAGGAGAACATGATTTCAGGAGGAGCACGGTCAATGCTTTTGGAAGGGGCTGACAGGTGCAAGAGAATGAGGACAATGTACCGACTGTGAGATCGGGCTAGCATGAGGTCATGACAGATTTTGGCAAGAGGCATTTCAAGGATAGAAGCTGGATTTCATAAAATCAGAACCAGATGGGAACTCAaaagtcatcgaatccagtcccctgcccacacggcATAACCAA
This genomic interval carries:
- the LOC102458095 gene encoding olfactory receptor 2AP1-like translates to MADGDWGNQTLVTEFTLLGFGDCSELQTVLFLLFFTIYIMTMAGNIFILVLVVADRHLHTPMYFFLGNLSCLEICYSSTILPRLLASLLTGDRTVLFSRCFLQFYFFACLAGAECYLLSVMSYDRYLAICRPLHYASLMHGRFCLQLAGGSWLSGFLANSVTIVFMSRLTFCGPNEIDHFFCDFTPMLKLSCSDAEFMERVAFTLAAVYTLPPFTLTLTSYVYILISILRIPSSRGRQRAFSTCSSHLIVVTVFYGTLSMIYMLPGSTMRRDLHKTFSVFYTVLTPLANPLIYSLRNREVKEALRKALRKLVASQPCKPL